A genomic window from Terrisporobacter glycolicus ATCC 14880 = DSM 1288 includes:
- a CDS encoding ZIP family metal transporter encodes MNTMIGILIPLVGTTLGAACVFIMKKEINALVNKGLLGFASGVMIAASVWSLIIPAINMSSNMGKLAFAPAAIGILVGIGFMLILDTIIPHLHYNNNKPEGLKSEKIRKTTMLVLAVALHNIPEGMAVGVVFAGVISQESTITMAGALILSIGIAIQNFPEGAIISMPLRSEGMSKSKSFLYGFLSGVVEPIGAVLTILFSTTIQPLMPYLLSFAAGAMIYVVVEELIPEASVGEHSNIGTIGFGLGFVIMMILDVALG; translated from the coding sequence ATGAATACAATGATTGGAATTTTAATACCGCTTGTAGGTACTACATTAGGTGCTGCTTGTGTTTTTATAATGAAAAAAGAGATTAATGCATTAGTTAATAAAGGTTTACTTGGTTTTGCTTCAGGTGTAATGATTGCTGCCTCTGTATGGTCATTAATAATACCAGCTATTAATATGAGTAGTAATATGGGCAAATTAGCTTTTGCTCCGGCTGCAATAGGAATTCTTGTAGGCATAGGATTCATGCTTATATTAGATACGATTATTCCTCACTTGCATTATAATAATAATAAACCAGAAGGATTAAAAAGTGAAAAAATAAGAAAAACAACTATGCTCGTATTAGCAGTTGCTCTTCATAATATACCAGAGGGAATGGCAGTGGGAGTAGTGTTTGCAGGAGTTATAAGTCAAGAAAGTACAATAACTATGGCTGGAGCATTAATACTTTCAATAGGAATAGCAATTCAAAATTTTCCAGAAGGAGCCATAATTTCCATGCCATTAAGAAGTGAAGGTATGAGTAAATCAAAATCATTTCTTTATGGATTTTTATCTGGTGTAGTGGAGCCTATTGGTGCAGTATTAACTATTTTATTTTCAACAACTATTCAACCTTTAATGCCATATCTTTTATCTTTTGCTGCTGGAGCTATGATTTATGTGGTTGTAGAAGAATTAATACCAGAAGCATCTGTGGGAGAACATTCCAATATAGGAACTATTGGATTTGGATTAGGTTTTGTAATAATGATGATTTTAGATGTAGCATTAGGATAA
- a CDS encoding LysR substrate-binding domain-containing protein, which translates to MNLQHLEYFITIAKTKNFTTASNILSVTQPALSKAISKLEEELDVPLFEKNGRNIEITRFGEVFLNYAKLALNDIEKGIEELKYMKNDQEKNISLSYTECVGTSFIPFIISGFLEVHSDIKFKFNNTSVEKILNNLSTRKTDLGFFDDISCINNYPEIQTVLVSKQKYVLVTSKSHHLSNKTEVSLSELKNELFVVYDKGCSNKGISYTKFIDYTPKVSVQPSEAGMLVGLVAAGAGITIVPNTPMINTNEISILNIKEDIGYKSIYMGWNKNNLNSKFINEFKNHILKINNI; encoded by the coding sequence ATGAACTTGCAACATTTAGAATATTTTATAACCATTGCAAAAACTAAGAACTTTACAACTGCTTCTAATATATTGTCAGTAACACAGCCTGCACTTAGTAAGGCTATTTCTAAACTAGAAGAAGAGTTAGATGTCCCACTTTTCGAAAAAAATGGTAGAAATATTGAGATCACCAGATTTGGAGAAGTATTTTTAAATTATGCTAAGCTAGCATTAAATGATATTGAGAAAGGTATTGAAGAGTTAAAATATATGAAAAATGACCAAGAAAAAAATATATCTCTTTCATATACTGAGTGTGTTGGAACTAGTTTTATTCCTTTTATAATTAGTGGTTTTCTTGAAGTACATTCAGATATTAAATTTAAATTTAACAATACTTCTGTGGAAAAAATCTTAAATAATCTTAGCACTAGAAAAACTGACTTAGGATTTTTTGATGATATTAGTTGTATTAATAATTATCCTGAGATTCAAACTGTATTGGTTAGTAAACAAAAGTATGTTTTAGTAACATCAAAATCACACCATCTTTCAAATAAAACTGAAGTCTCACTCTCAGAGTTAAAAAATGAATTATTTGTAGTTTATGATAAAGGCTGCAGCAATAAAGGGATTTCTTATACTAAATTTATTGATTATACTCCAAAAGTATCTGTACAACCTAGTGAGGCAGGTATGTTAGTTGGATTAGTAGCTGCTGGCGCAGGAATCACTATAGTTCCAAACACACCTATGATAAATACGAATGAAATTTCCATATTAAATATAAAAGAAGATATTGGTTATAAATCTATTTACATGGGATGGAATAAAAATAATTTAAATTCAAAATTCATAAATGAATTTAAAAATCATATTTTAAAAATAAATAATATTTAA
- a CDS encoding nitroreductase family protein gives MFNVDKEKCIGCTKCMKDCPVNDIFIENNKANIKNQACMKCGHCVAVCPTMAISTDDYNMYDVVEYEKENFEVVSENLLNFIKFRRSVRNFKNKEIEKEKIEKIIEAGRFTQTANNSQDVSYTVVTNKIEALKELAFESLNKKGEYILNNLTPETEYLKRYATLWTNFYKAYKEDPIKNDKLFFNAPLVIIVTANNEFNGALASSNMNLMVDALGLGTFYSGFLKIASENNKEILDLLEIKDNQKIAACMVVGYPNVKYKRTAPRKEAEINWI, from the coding sequence ATGTTTAATGTAGATAAAGAAAAATGTATAGGATGTACTAAGTGTATGAAAGACTGCCCAGTAAATGATATTTTTATAGAGAATAATAAAGCTAATATAAAAAATCAAGCTTGTATGAAATGTGGTCATTGTGTAGCAGTCTGTCCAACTATGGCAATTTCAACAGATGATTATAATATGTATGATGTTGTTGAATATGAAAAGGAAAATTTTGAAGTAGTATCTGAAAATCTATTAAATTTTATAAAATTTAGAAGAAGTGTGAGAAACTTTAAAAATAAAGAAATTGAAAAAGAAAAAATAGAAAAAATAATAGAAGCAGGTAGATTCACACAAACAGCAAATAATAGTCAAGATGTATCTTATACTGTAGTTACTAATAAAATAGAAGCATTAAAAGAATTAGCTTTTGAAAGTTTAAATAAAAAAGGTGAATATATTCTTAATAATTTAACTCCTGAAACAGAATATTTAAAAAGATATGCTACTTTATGGACTAATTTTTATAAAGCATATAAAGAAGATCCAATTAAAAATGATAAATTATTTTTTAATGCACCATTAGTAATAATTGTGACCGCTAATAATGAGTTTAATGGAGCGTTAGCTTCTTCAAATATGAATCTTATGGTAGATGCTTTAGGTCTTGGAACTTTTTATAGTGGATTTTTAAAAATAGCATCTGAGAATAATAAAGAAATATTAGATTTACTAGAAATAAAAGATAATCAAAAGATTGCTGCATGCATGGTTGTAGGATATCCAAATGTTAAATATAAAAGAACAGCTCCAAGAAAAGAAGCAGAAATAAATTGGATATAA